In a genomic window of Cytobacillus sp. FSL H8-0458:
- a CDS encoding pyridoxamine 5'-phosphate oxidase family protein — protein MNTFKNIIVTKDEFASFREEIGQPSARAAGKVISFIDEHCIDFISKSPFLTMSTSNAAGKCDVSPRGDAPGFVTVLDAQHLFIPERPGNRRMDTAHNLIENSNIGIIFLIPGLGESLRINGKAYICRDPELLERSIANGRTPLFGILVEAEECFIHCAKALIRSGLWNGESWPARESLPYAPAMLAAHTNLPNQTAEQVSKDLQESYKNRLY, from the coding sequence ATGAATACATTTAAAAATATCATAGTCACAAAAGATGAATTCGCGTCTTTTCGGGAAGAAATCGGCCAGCCGAGTGCGCGTGCCGCCGGCAAAGTCATCTCCTTCATCGATGAGCACTGCATTGACTTTATTTCCAAGTCGCCTTTTTTAACGATGTCCACTTCAAATGCCGCCGGAAAATGTGATGTTTCGCCAAGAGGAGATGCCCCCGGGTTTGTGACAGTTCTTGATGCGCAGCATTTATTTATTCCGGAACGGCCGGGCAATCGAAGAATGGATACCGCTCATAATCTTATCGAAAACTCCAATATTGGTATTATTTTTCTCATACCTGGGCTTGGGGAATCGCTAAGAATTAATGGTAAAGCGTACATATGCCGTGACCCGGAGCTCTTAGAAAGGAGTATAGCCAATGGACGCACTCCGTTATTTGGAATTTTAGTAGAAGCAGAGGAATGCTTTATCCATTGTGCAAAAGCATTGATCCGATCGGGATTATGGAACGGGGAGTCATGGCCTGCGAGAGAATCCCTTCCTTATGCCCCTGCCATGCTGGCAGCCCATACAAACCTGCCGAATCAAACCGCTGAACAAGTGTCGAAGGATCTTCAGGAAAGTTATAAAAACAGATTGTATTAA
- a CDS encoding DUF2812 domain-containing protein has protein sequence MKKFKMFFDIEKEEHWLNEQLQKGYRCTNISGLGIYTFEKTDKRYVMLLDYQDYFSKKKFEDYKGLYEDFGWAYINGPWLGGIRYWQKEDDGQIQIFSDRQSESNYYKRLMGYSSGLGLLLLYFSYMLYKDSGLYLAEGLWSMEGALFWKAFLFETPFVLLRLLPVFMAVFFCSSFYKAYRKYSMLREK, from the coding sequence ATGAAGAAATTTAAGATGTTTTTTGATATTGAAAAAGAGGAGCACTGGCTGAACGAGCAATTGCAAAAAGGCTATCGCTGTACAAATATTAGCGGATTGGGAATATACACTTTCGAAAAAACAGACAAGAGATATGTGATGCTGCTCGATTATCAAGATTATTTTTCAAAGAAAAAGTTCGAAGATTACAAAGGGTTATATGAAGATTTCGGCTGGGCTTATATAAATGGGCCGTGGCTTGGCGGAATTCGATATTGGCAAAAAGAGGATGATGGTCAAATTCAAATCTTTTCAGATCGCCAATCAGAAAGTAATTATTATAAAAGGCTGATGGGTTATTCATCTGGTTTAGGGTTACTGTTATTGTATTTTTCTTATATGCTTTATAAGGATTCAGGCTTATATTTAGCCGAGGGTCTTTGGAGTATGGAAGGTGCATTATTTTGGAAAGCCTTTTTATTTGAGACTCCATTTGTCCTTTTAAGGCTGCTTCCAGTCTTTATGGCTGTGTTCTTCTGCAGCAGTTTCTATAAAGCTTATCGTAAATATTCAATGTTGAGAGAGAAATAG
- a CDS encoding FAD-dependent monooxygenase, with protein MKAIIIGAGIGGLSAAIALRKIGMEVKVFESKHEVRFAGAGLGIGANAVRALQQLGVGDQAVQEGKALDELRIVTPAGKILQRTDTALISSKYGLDNVAIERGKLLELLMSALGQEQIVHTGKTCRRFEQNASGVRVWFDDGSTEKGDLLIAADGIHSTIRETLMPSAKPRYSGYTCWRAVVQAGPNLRDYDPKIFIETWGRGGRFGIVPLPDNRIYWFACVNAKEKDSQFRAFTVSNLTRIFEGYHEPIPGILAQTSDHQLLHHDIYDLPPISRFEFGNIVLLGDSAHAMTPNLGQGAGQSIEDAIILAGHLKRRPTIKEALERYEHERTGRTSEIAKMSNRIGRVAQLNDRVSVTLRDALFPYIPARILEKQLKYLYEVRFDGL; from the coding sequence AGTGCGTTTCGCAGGTGCCGGGCTAGGAATCGGCGCAAATGCTGTCCGTGCTTTGCAGCAGCTTGGTGTGGGCGATCAGGCTGTTCAGGAAGGAAAGGCATTGGATGAACTTCGCATCGTAACACCTGCAGGGAAAATCCTGCAGCGGACGGACACAGCTTTAATCAGCAGCAAGTATGGACTTGATAACGTTGCGATTGAGCGAGGAAAGCTCCTGGAGCTGCTAATGAGCGCTTTAGGTCAGGAGCAAATTGTCCATACTGGAAAGACTTGCAGGCGTTTTGAACAAAATGCCTCCGGAGTGAGAGTATGGTTTGACGATGGTTCAACAGAGAAAGGGGATTTGCTGATCGCTGCGGATGGCATTCACTCCACCATTCGTGAAACACTGATGCCGAGTGCAAAACCCCGGTATTCCGGATACACCTGTTGGAGGGCGGTTGTGCAGGCTGGACCGAACTTGAGGGATTATGATCCAAAAATATTTATAGAAACCTGGGGCCGCGGGGGACGCTTCGGTATCGTACCTTTGCCGGACAACCGAATCTATTGGTTTGCCTGCGTTAATGCCAAAGAAAAGGATTCTCAATTCAGAGCCTTTACTGTATCGAACTTGACCAGGATATTTGAAGGCTACCACGAGCCAATCCCCGGCATACTGGCACAAACGTCTGATCACCAATTGCTTCACCATGATATTTATGATCTTCCTCCAATCAGCCGCTTTGAATTTGGGAACATTGTTTTGCTCGGTGATTCAGCTCATGCCATGACGCCCAATCTGGGGCAAGGGGCCGGACAGTCTATTGAAGATGCAATCATTCTCGCAGGTCATTTAAAAAGGAGACCCACAATTAAAGAAGCATTGGAAAGATATGAACACGAACGAACGGGGCGGACCAGTGAAATTGCCAAAATGTCAAACAGGATTGGAAGGGTGGCCCAGCTGAATGACCGTGTTTCTGTAACTCTTAGAGATGCACTATTCCCTTATATTCCAGCGAGGATTCTTGAAAAACAGTTGAAATACCTGTATGAAGTGAGGTTTGATGGGTTGTAG
- a CDS encoding TetR/AcrR family transcriptional regulator gives MKRNKEETYETIASLIKVARRHFTEKGYAASSMEDIVAEANLTRGALYHHFGNKRGLFQAVLEAVQKEIGDRVEAEASQSENPWEQLTLGCRAFVASAVELRTRRILLIDGPAVLGWEVWRSMDEQHSMRHLRDQLQIMQEQGNLKPVPLNALTHFLSGALNESALWIAESPDERSIEETMSVISHCLSGFINW, from the coding sequence ATGAAAAGAAACAAGGAAGAGACATATGAAACGATTGCTTCGCTGATCAAGGTGGCCCGAAGACATTTTACTGAGAAAGGCTACGCGGCATCGTCAATGGAGGACATCGTCGCCGAAGCGAACCTGACACGCGGCGCTCTATACCATCACTTTGGAAATAAGCGCGGATTGTTCCAGGCTGTACTTGAGGCGGTTCAGAAGGAAATCGGAGACAGGGTTGAAGCTGAAGCGTCCCAGAGCGAGAATCCCTGGGAACAACTGACCCTGGGCTGCCGTGCATTCGTCGCGTCGGCCGTTGAACTGCGAACAAGACGCATTCTGCTCATCGACGGACCGGCCGTACTGGGGTGGGAAGTCTGGCGCAGCATGGACGAACAGCACTCAATGCGGCATCTGCGCGATCAACTCCAGATTATGCAGGAACAGGGAAATTTAAAGCCGGTCCCCCTGAACGCTTTAACACATTTTCTCTCCGGCGCTCTGAACGAATCGGCATTGTGGATCGCAGAAAGCCCGGATGAACGCTCGATTGAAGAAACGATGTCCGTGATTTCCCATTGCCTCAGCGGATTCATTAACTGGTAA
- a CDS encoding PadR family transcriptional regulator, which produces MKHKLLPLSETMHYILLALREPLHGYAVMQKIEEISNGTVILAAGTLYGAIENLNKHAWIEPVGESGRRKVYMITAEGSEILKIEQNRLLHILSLYEGSESNEEI; this is translated from the coding sequence ATGAAACATAAATTATTACCGTTGTCTGAAACCATGCATTATATTTTATTAGCTCTGCGTGAGCCGCTCCATGGCTATGCCGTCATGCAGAAGATAGAAGAGATAAGTAACGGCACTGTTATTTTAGCGGCAGGTACGTTATACGGTGCAATTGAAAATTTGAATAAGCATGCCTGGATCGAACCTGTTGGAGAGTCAGGCCGGAGAAAAGTTTATATGATTACCGCGGAAGGAAGCGAAATTTTGAAAATCGAACAAAACAGGCTGCTGCATATTTTATCCCTGTACGAAGGAAGTGAATCGAATGAAGAAATTTAA
- a CDS encoding VOC family protein codes for MKTTSFYPVIMTEQVVGTADFYRTLFGFEATFESDWYVSLRLVKEDQTALELAILESGHPTIPEAYRHSVKGLILNFEVEDVDAEYERLIVGKKLPLRLELRDEAFGQRHFITNDPNGVLIDIIKIIPPSSEYSDQYK; via the coding sequence ATGAAAACAACAAGTTTCTACCCGGTCATTATGACGGAACAGGTGGTAGGTACCGCGGATTTTTATCGGACTCTGTTCGGATTCGAAGCGACATTTGAATCTGATTGGTACGTAAGTTTGCGGTTGGTCAAGGAGGATCAGACCGCACTCGAGTTGGCGATCCTGGAGTCGGGACATCCCACCATACCGGAAGCTTATCGTCATTCGGTGAAGGGACTTATCCTTAACTTCGAAGTAGAAGACGTCGATGCGGAATACGAAAGGCTAATCGTTGGCAAGAAGCTCCCCTTAAGGCTTGAGCTCCGCGACGAAGCCTTCGGACAGCGGCATTTCATTACGAACGATCCAAATGGGGTCTTGATCGATATCATCAAGATCATTCCTCCTTCCTCGGAATACAGCGATCAATACAAATGA
- a CDS encoding S8 family serine peptidase, translating to MRIKRSAVALLMFMLIFSSSVSAAVVPGKTPSSKGEENRKTIQEIKKSELDKQYSKTDIVRVIVEMKTEPSVLYAQKQKKKYKELPDATKQKLKNEKLSEQQKVKDRAKKNKVKMIERESFTTIVNGFSAEMMYGDIELVEEMPEVAEVQVVNEYEKPQEKPDMLYSKELVQAQEAWRDYGFKGEGMVVGVIDTGMDPSHRDMVLADESEKELTKAEISKFKKDNGLLGKYYSEKVPYGYNYMDENDTIRDIGPDASMHGMHVAGTVGANGDEENGGIKGVAPEAQILALKVFGNDPNMPSTYSDIYVKAIDDAIVLGADVLNMSLGSTAGFVSPESAEQKAIARAVENGILMSISAGNSAHFGNGFANPSSENPDIGVSGSPGVSYDSLQVASIENSFMDLDAVNYQIGEESGKAAFLSAGNVHPNDVEQKTFEVAYGGLGKPEELSGVAGKYALIKRGELAFVDKAMNAQAAGAVGVIIYNNADGYVNMASDPSITIPQLFMLKTDGDKLAAAIQDGQTVNLSFNGEKTKSANPEAGKMSAFTSWGLTPNLDFKPEITAPGGQIYSTLENNQYGMMSGTSMAAPHVSGGAALVLERVDTEFGVTGFDRVNVAKNLMMNTAAPVIDKGTVNSAFEWNIPYSPRRQGSGIMQLHSALSSPVIVTEASTNEGKVALKEVGNTFEFTLKAQNFSDEDVAYDVAANLQTDFAAYGEMGWAADELEAQKILDASVKVKGQDSAAITVPANGSVSFKVSVDVSNAKVVDPSKTGNWETPLDINEVFPNGYFVEGYVTLTDSADVNPQLTVPYVGFKGDWDKAPILDGMKYDDSSFYGMAGAVSETAEGYSYLGYDPVNDAFSGESIAISPNGDKVQDQLIPVLSFLRNAKQVEFSVTDEDGKTLRKLRTENSVRKHYYDGGLGANYTLNPNWDWDGKISNQLAEDGQYYFEIKSVIDYAGAEWQSVKIPVKVDTATPSVQAELIEGNTALKLEAADNPEGSGISYIDIFVDEESILDEALSGDTEEFDLPEELEVGTNVKVVAYDFAGNSSEATVEVGEVSNDKTVPYVYLEEPEALEVYNTNELTVSGTIKEESGMKEFTIAGTPIETTYNEEKAQYEFETKMTFEDGVHSLEVKAVDTANNAISFKRTIIVDATGPTVEIDGLPSSKYIKHNKKDPVIDITVTDNFDQLRFSQDGSELFYQEFQEPYAMRPIEKEFKKIKLSLKEGLNVFTFEAEDLAGNKTTKTVELYKLKKGEQPPQNHETPDGPVKPGKGNGKKDK from the coding sequence ATGAGGATTAAAAGATCAGCAGTGGCCTTATTAATGTTCATGCTAATCTTCTCCAGTTCGGTATCTGCAGCCGTTGTGCCTGGTAAAACACCGAGCAGCAAGGGAGAAGAAAACCGCAAGACCATCCAGGAAATAAAGAAAAGTGAGCTGGACAAGCAGTACAGCAAAACTGATATTGTCAGGGTCATCGTGGAGATGAAGACAGAGCCATCTGTCCTTTATGCCCAAAAGCAAAAGAAGAAGTATAAAGAACTTCCAGATGCAACAAAGCAGAAGCTAAAAAATGAAAAGCTGTCTGAGCAGCAGAAAGTTAAAGATCGCGCTAAAAAGAATAAAGTGAAAATGATTGAGCGCGAAAGCTTTACTACAATTGTAAATGGCTTTAGTGCTGAGATGATGTATGGCGACATTGAGCTTGTAGAAGAAATGCCGGAAGTGGCCGAAGTACAAGTAGTGAACGAGTACGAAAAGCCGCAGGAAAAGCCGGATATGCTTTACAGCAAAGAGCTCGTACAAGCTCAGGAAGCTTGGCGTGATTATGGCTTTAAAGGTGAGGGCATGGTAGTCGGTGTCATTGATACCGGTATGGATCCTTCTCACCGTGACATGGTTTTAGCCGATGAATCAGAAAAGGAGTTAACGAAGGCGGAAATCTCCAAGTTTAAAAAAGATAATGGCCTTCTTGGAAAATATTATTCTGAAAAAGTACCATATGGATACAACTATATGGATGAAAATGACACAATCCGTGATATCGGCCCGGATGCTTCCATGCATGGAATGCACGTTGCCGGAACTGTCGGAGCGAATGGCGATGAGGAAAACGGCGGCATTAAAGGGGTAGCACCTGAAGCCCAGATCCTTGCGCTTAAAGTATTCGGAAATGATCCGAATATGCCTTCTACATACAGTGATATTTATGTAAAGGCAATTGATGATGCGATTGTACTTGGTGCAGACGTACTGAACATGAGCCTTGGTTCAACGGCCGGGTTCGTCAGCCCTGAGTCAGCTGAACAAAAAGCGATTGCCAGAGCAGTAGAAAACGGCATTTTAATGTCTATCTCTGCGGGGAACTCTGCTCACTTTGGAAATGGATTTGCAAATCCAAGCAGTGAAAACCCGGATATCGGTGTTAGCGGATCACCTGGTGTATCCTATGATTCCCTGCAGGTAGCATCCATTGAAAATAGCTTCATGGATCTTGATGCAGTGAACTATCAGATTGGTGAAGAGTCCGGAAAAGCTGCGTTTTTATCAGCTGGAAATGTTCATCCGAACGATGTTGAACAGAAAACCTTTGAGGTGGCATACGGCGGACTGGGCAAGCCTGAAGAGCTTTCCGGTGTTGCTGGAAAATACGCATTAATCAAGCGCGGAGAATTGGCATTTGTTGATAAAGCGATGAATGCTCAGGCAGCCGGAGCTGTTGGCGTCATTATCTACAATAATGCTGACGGTTATGTCAACATGGCAAGCGATCCGTCCATTACCATCCCGCAGCTGTTCATGCTGAAGACAGATGGAGACAAGCTGGCAGCAGCCATACAGGATGGCCAGACAGTCAATCTTTCTTTTAACGGAGAAAAAACAAAGTCAGCAAACCCTGAAGCAGGCAAAATGAGCGCCTTCACTTCATGGGGATTAACGCCTAACCTGGACTTCAAGCCTGAAATTACAGCTCCAGGCGGACAAATCTACTCTACTCTTGAGAATAACCAGTACGGAATGATGAGCGGTACTTCCATGGCAGCTCCTCACGTTTCCGGAGGTGCAGCACTTGTTCTTGAGCGTGTGGATACAGAATTCGGTGTAACTGGCTTTGACCGTGTTAACGTTGCGAAGAATCTGATGATGAATACAGCGGCGCCGGTCATTGATAAAGGAACCGTCAACAGTGCATTTGAATGGAATATTCCCTATTCTCCACGCCGACAAGGTTCGGGCATCATGCAGCTTCATTCGGCGTTATCATCTCCAGTTATCGTAACGGAGGCTTCAACGAATGAAGGGAAAGTGGCATTGAAAGAGGTTGGCAATACATTTGAATTCACATTAAAAGCACAAAACTTCAGTGATGAAGATGTGGCTTACGATGTAGCAGCGAATCTGCAGACTGATTTTGCAGCCTATGGAGAGATGGGCTGGGCAGCAGATGAGCTTGAAGCTCAGAAGATTTTGGATGCTTCTGTAAAAGTGAAAGGCCAGGATTCAGCAGCGATAACCGTTCCTGCGAATGGATCTGTAAGCTTTAAAGTAAGTGTGGATGTCAGCAATGCAAAAGTGGTAGATCCTTCGAAAACAGGAAACTGGGAAACTCCTCTGGACATCAACGAGGTATTCCCGAATGGATACTTTGTCGAAGGGTATGTCACTTTGACAGATTCAGCTGATGTGAACCCGCAGTTAACGGTTCCATATGTAGGCTTCAAGGGTGATTGGGATAAAGCGCCAATCCTTGACGGCATGAAGTATGATGACAGTTCATTCTACGGAATGGCAGGAGCAGTTTCTGAGACAGCCGAGGGCTATTCTTACTTAGGATATGATCCGGTAAACGATGCATTCAGCGGTGAATCAATCGCGATTTCTCCGAACGGGGATAAAGTTCAGGATCAATTGATCCCGGTTCTTTCATTCCTGAGAAATGCGAAACAAGTAGAATTCTCTGTAACAGATGAAGATGGAAAAACACTAAGAAAGCTTCGCACGGAAAACAGCGTTCGCAAGCATTATTACGATGGAGGCCTTGGTGCGAATTATACGCTTAACCCGAATTGGGACTGGGATGGAAAGATCAGCAACCAGCTTGCGGAGGATGGACAGTACTATTTTGAGATTAAGTCTGTCATCGATTATGCAGGGGCAGAATGGCAATCCGTTAAAATCCCTGTAAAAGTAGATACGGCTACGCCAAGCGTTCAGGCTGAGCTTATCGAAGGCAACACAGCATTAAAGCTGGAAGCTGCTGATAACCCTGAAGGCTCCGGCATTTCGTATATTGATATTTTCGTAGATGAAGAGTCTATTCTGGATGAAGCACTAAGCGGGGATACAGAAGAATTTGACCTTCCGGAAGAATTGGAAGTTGGCACCAATGTTAAGGTTGTAGCTTATGACTTTGCCGGCAACTCTTCTGAAGCAACTGTGGAAGTGGGCGAAGTGAGCAATGACAAGACTGTTCCATACGTGTACCTTGAAGAGCCTGAAGCACTTGAAGTATACAACACAAATGAACTGACTGTCAGCGGCACGATTAAAGAAGAATCTGGCATGAAGGAATTTACCATAGCCGGAACACCTATTGAGACTACGTACAATGAAGAAAAAGCGCAATATGAATTTGAAACAAAGATGACGTTTGAAGATGGTGTTCACAGCCTGGAAGTGAAAGCGGTGGATACTGCAAATAATGCGATCTCTTTTAAGCGCACGATCATCGTCGATGCTACTGGCCCGACGGTTGAAATTGATGGACTGCCTTCAAGCAAATACATTAAGCATAACAAGAAAGACCCTGTCATCGACATCACAGTGACAGATAACTTTGACCAGCTTCGCTTCTCCCAGGACGGCAGCGAGCTATTCTACCAGGAATTCCAGGAACCATATGCTATGAGACCTATTGAAAAAGAGTTCAAGAAAATTAAGCTCTCATTGAAGGAAGGCTTAAACGTGTTCACGTTTGAAGCAGAGGACCTGGCCGGAAACAAAACAACTAAGACAGTCGAACTGTATAAGCTTAAAAAAGGCGAACAGCCTCCGCAAAATCATGAAACCCCTGATGGCCCGGTGAAGCCTGGTAAAGGGAATGGAAAGAAAGATAAGTAA
- a CDS encoding SRPBCC family protein, whose amino-acid sequence MSITTNGKTIIKEATIYSPLEFVWYAWTISERVSEWFAPEAAIEAREGGKYELYFAPGNKTGMNTRGCKVTKLKNEEELLFTWKGPDQFESIMNNEDDLTIVSVSFKPIDETATNVMVKHSGFKDHDEWAEAIKWHEMAWAGVLDSLKSALEKGEGNLCCQP is encoded by the coding sequence TTGTCTATCACCACTAATGGTAAAACGATTATCAAAGAAGCTACCATTTACTCACCATTGGAATTCGTTTGGTATGCCTGGACAATTTCCGAAAGAGTGTCTGAGTGGTTTGCACCTGAAGCAGCCATTGAAGCCAGGGAAGGCGGGAAATATGAACTTTACTTCGCACCTGGAAATAAAACGGGCATGAATACCAGGGGCTGTAAAGTCACAAAGTTGAAGAACGAAGAAGAGCTTCTCTTTACCTGGAAAGGCCCGGACCAGTTCGAGTCCATCATGAACAATGAAGACGACTTAACCATTGTAAGTGTGAGCTTCAAGCCAATCGATGAAACTGCAACCAACGTGATGGTGAAACACAGTGGATTTAAAGATCATGATGAATGGGCTGAAGCTATTAAATGGCACGAAATGGCTTGGGCAGGTGTACTGGATAGTTTAAAGTCCGCTCTGGAAAAGGGCGAAGGCAACTTATGCTGCCAGCCATAA
- a CDS encoding metal ABC transporter solute-binding protein, Zn/Mn family, with translation MFRKYAGLLSLIFVIFTLAACGGRTVNSSESEKEPSGSSKELKIYTTVYPLQFFAEQIAGDQASVASILPSGSDSHTYEPTTSDMMKISESDAFIYNGAGLEAYAHKISDTIQSDDVKILEASKGINLEKHVHTHEGEDGGHEREEEGGHGDEHDHGDQDPHVWLDPIRSIQLAEHIKDLLVELKPEQEEIFNQNFEELTRKLENLDQEFRTQLVNLPENKIIVSHAAYGYWEKSYGIEQIAVSGLSPANEPSHKEVQNIIKTAEKHGLKHVFFEQNITPKVADIVRKEIDAEALRIHNLSVLTEEDIKDNEDYFTLMQHNLKELTKALSEPSSEEDFETNEREHDHGHTHSDNEETAKIYEGYFEDSQVKDRSLSDWEGDWQSVYPYLQDGTLDEVFAHKAEHEGEMTVKEYKEYYDEGYQTNVGRIQIQGNKVTFYKNGEEHSGDYIYDGYEILTYDAGNRGVRYVFKLEKETDGLPQYIQFSDHSIYPTEAGHYHLYWGDDREKLLDEVTHWPTYYPSDMDGQDIAHEMMEH, from the coding sequence ATGTTTAGAAAATATGCAGGATTGCTTAGTTTAATTTTTGTCATCTTTACGCTGGCTGCTTGCGGAGGGAGAACTGTAAACAGCAGTGAAAGTGAAAAGGAGCCAAGTGGATCCAGCAAGGAGTTAAAGATTTATACAACTGTATATCCTCTTCAGTTTTTTGCTGAACAAATTGCAGGAGATCAAGCTTCCGTAGCGTCTATTCTGCCATCAGGATCAGACTCGCATACATATGAACCAACCACCAGCGATATGATGAAAATATCTGAGTCTGATGCTTTTATATATAATGGGGCAGGCTTAGAAGCATATGCACACAAAATCTCGGATACGATTCAATCTGATGACGTTAAGATACTTGAAGCATCAAAAGGAATTAACTTGGAAAAGCATGTACATACCCATGAAGGGGAGGATGGCGGCCATGAGCGTGAAGAGGAGGGCGGTCATGGAGATGAACATGATCATGGGGACCAGGATCCTCACGTTTGGCTGGATCCTATTCGTTCTATTCAGCTGGCAGAGCATATAAAGGATTTATTAGTTGAATTGAAACCTGAGCAAGAAGAGATCTTTAATCAAAACTTTGAGGAGCTGACAAGAAAACTCGAAAACTTAGACCAGGAATTCCGCACACAACTTGTAAATTTACCTGAAAATAAAATTATTGTATCTCATGCTGCTTATGGCTATTGGGAGAAAAGCTATGGGATCGAGCAAATCGCCGTATCCGGCTTGAGCCCTGCTAACGAGCCCTCACATAAAGAGGTGCAAAACATCATTAAGACTGCTGAAAAGCATGGCTTAAAGCATGTATTTTTTGAACAGAATATAACTCCTAAGGTGGCAGACATAGTTAGGAAGGAAATTGATGCAGAGGCTTTACGTATACACAATTTATCGGTTTTAACAGAAGAAGATATCAAGGATAATGAGGACTACTTTACTCTCATGCAGCACAACTTAAAGGAACTGACAAAAGCATTATCGGAACCTTCATCAGAAGAAGATTTTGAGACAAATGAGCGTGAACATGATCACGGCCATACACATTCAGATAATGAAGAAACAGCAAAAATTTATGAAGGGTATTTTGAAGACAGTCAAGTGAAGGATCGATCCTTATCGGACTGGGAAGGTGACTGGCAATCTGTATACCCATATCTTCAAGATGGTACCCTTGACGAAGTATTTGCTCATAAAGCAGAGCATGAAGGAGAAATGACAGTTAAAGAATATAAGGAATATTATGATGAAGGCTACCAAACAAATGTTGGGCGAATTCAGATACAGGGGAACAAGGTAACGTTTTACAAGAACGGAGAAGAACATTCTGGTGATTATATCTACGATGGGTATGAAATCCTCACATATGATGCTGGTAATAGAGGGGTTAGATATGTATTTAAACTGGAAAAAGAAACTGATGGTCTTCCTCAATATATTCAGTTTAGTGATCATAGCATCTATCCGACAGAGGCTGGCCACTATCACCTGTATTGGGGTGATGACAGGGAAAAGTTACTGGATGAAGTTACCCATTGGCCTACTTACTATCCATCAGATATGGATGGCCAGGATATCGCTCATGAAATGATGGAGCATTAA